TTTATATCTTACGGTATTAAGTCTGTAGATAAGTCAATTGATGAAGAATTGTGAGTTGTGAGAGATGAGTTGTGAGAGATGAGTTGTGAGAGATGAGTTGTGAGTTCTTAGTTTTTTTCCTTAGTAAAAGTAGCTAATGGAATTAATAATTTATATTCTTTTTCTTTTTTGTTTGCTACTAAATTTACGTTACTATTATTTTTCCCAATATATTCTTGGCTTAAATCAAAACCTGAAACATTATTTACTTTATACCTACCGCTTTTACCATTAGTACTTTTCGTAAGATAATTTGTTTCTCCATTTTTAACAGCATTAGTTTTAACAAATAGTTCAATTTTGTTGTTTATTACTTCCGATTGTATGCTAATAATTCCATTATTATGAGTAATATTAATTTTGTCGGAAATCAAAAACCAAAGTATAGAAGATAGCATTTCAGGATTTGTCATTGCAATAATATCATTTGCAATTGATGTTTTTATTTTTATATTTTTTTCATCAGCCTTTGTTCTTACCATAGGTAAAAACTTATTAATCAATTCATTCAGTTTAATTTCCTTGTTAACATTCTCATTGCTTCCACCTTGAGATTCTAACCAATCACTTAGATTAGTAAAAAGTTCATTAATATTTTTCGAAGAAGCATAAATATAATGAATAAATTTTTTCTTTTCAATTTCAGAATATTTATCAAAATCGTTATAAAGTATATCCGAAAAGCCTAATAACGAGTGAAGTGGATTTTTAATATCATGTGCTATAAGCTTTAATATTTTTTCTCTGGTTTTATTCAAATCCTGTTGGTAATAAATTTTTTTTATTCTTTTATTTCTAAGCTGAATTTTTTTTAAGCTTTTTTCTTTCTTATAAATATAAATTCCAAATATTATTAATAAACTAATTAGTAGTACTGTTGAAAGAAAAATTATTAAATGTATGTTTTTAGAATTGCTTGAGTTATTTGCATTTAATTTAATTATTTCTTGATTTAAGGATTCTAACTTCCCTTTTTCCTTTTCTCTTTTTAAAAATAGTTCTAATTTGTGATGATTGATTTCTTCTCTTTCTGTTAACTTATTATTATAAAATGAATATAGTTTATCATATTCTTCATAGCTTACTATAACATTTAATTGTTTATAAACCATTGTTAAATATTTAGTTGCCATCACATTTAATTCGAGATTGTGAATCTTATGTCCGTAAGAATATGCTTTTTCTGCATTATCAAGTGCAAAAATATAATTTTTGTTATCGTAAAAATGTTTTGCTAAATCTAAATGTATCTGAGCTACTAATAATGTTTTATTTTCGTTTAATGCCATATCCAATGCTGTTTCATATAAATTTTCAGCATTTATAAAGTACCCCCTTTGTGAAAATAAATTAGCTAAACATCTTTTGTTTTGAATTATATTTTCAGCCAAAACGTATTGTTCAGATAAGTCATTGCTTTTAGTTAAATATATTTCAGATGAATCATAATTACCTGAATTTAAATACATTTTAGCAATTGAAAGAAATGTATTGGCAATAGCAACATTGTTATCAAGAGAATTAAGTAATGAAATTTTTTTATAAAAATAAACTAAAGCTTGTTTATCATTATTTTG
The Bacteroidota bacterium genome window above contains:
- a CDS encoding HAMP domain-containing sensor histidine kinase, with translation MKVLTLIFIVIALSIHQKTLASSEEILLLEEQLINSTEQNTKVDIYNKISKELLPYFTDEAQKYAKKAQKQSLKLRYLKGQLNALSNLAQISISQNNDKQALVYFYKKISLLNSLDNNVAIANTFLSIAKMYLNSGNYDSSEIYLTKSNDLSEQYVLAENIIQNKRCLANLFSQRGYFINAENLYETALDMALNENKTLLVAQIHLDLAKHFYDNKNYIFALDNAEKAYSYGHKIHNLELNVMATKYLTMVYKQLNVIVSYEEYDKLYSFYNNKLTEREEINHHKLELFLKREKEKGKLESLNQEIIKLNANNSSNSKNIHLIIFLSTVLLISLLIIFGIYIYKKEKSLKKIQLRNKRIKKIYYQQDLNKTREKILKLIAHDIKNPLHSLLGFSDILYNDFDKYSEIEKKKFIHYIYASSKNINELFTNLSDWLESQGGSNENVNKEIKLNELINKFLPMVRTKADEKNIKIKTSIANDIIAMTNPEMLSSILWFLISDKINITHNNGIISIQSEVINNKIELFVKTNAVKNGETNYLTKSTNGKSGRYKVNNVSGFDLSQEYIGKNNSNVNLVANKKEKEYKLLIPLATFTKEKN